TCCGACCCGCGGCGAGTGAGCGGGCAACAACGTTGCGTCGGTAGCCGATCTCGACAATTGCCGCGTCGACGCGTTGGCGGGTGGTCGGGTTGACGTTACGGGTGCCGTTGAGAACATGCGAGACAGTCGACACCGACACTCCGGCGATGCGGGCGACATCGTCCATCGTGGGCACGTCAATCGGCCCAGCGCTGTCTGGTCCGCGAAACCGTCATGTCAGACGCAGGATTCGATCGGCGCGGCCTGCGGTCGACCCGATCAGTTCCGCATTGCGTTCGTCCGAGCCCAGTGCCCAGAACTCCGCATCCTCGTGCGACTTTCCGTATGCCTCGTGCCGAGCTACCAGGCGCTCGTGCCGAACCCGTGTGTGCGGAGCCAGAAACCAGACCTCGTCGATCATCGACCGCGCAGCAGGCCACGCGTCGGACTCCATCAGCAGATAGTTGCCTTCGGTGACCACCAACGGAACAGTCGACGGAACCGGAACGGCCGACCCGATCGACTCCTCGATCTCGCGCCTGAACCTCGGTGCGTACACGATGGGGTCACCGGGTCGCTGGTCGTGAATCGCCGCGATCAGTCGCGCGTATCCACCGTCGTCGAACGTGTCGTGTGCACCTTTGCGGTCGAGCCGGCCCAGGTCGATCAACACCTCGTTGGCCAGGTGGAACCCGTCCATCGGAACCAGCACTGCGCGCTCCGGCCCGAGCGCATCGACGAGTTGCTGCGCCACCGTGGACTTTCCGGCACCGGGCGCGCCGGTCAGGCCGAGTATGCGCCGTTCTCCGGCGACGGCGAGTCGCCCGGCCAGCTCCACGAGCTCGCCGAGGGTCGCTCTCTGTACGTCCTGATCAGTGCTCACCGTTGTCGCTTTCGAGTCCGTCGGTAGTGAAGTGTGTCAGCGGAAGTTCGTGTAGCCATGCTCGGGGTCCGACCACCGAACAGCGCAGTGCCGCAACGCGAGCCGACCTGTCGATGCGCTCGGCCAGAGAGCCCGACTGCGTCGAGTAGTAGGCATATGCGCCGTGGAAAGCATCTCCGGCACCCACTGTGTCGACCGCTGTCACCGGCTCCACATCGACCGAGCCGGACGACCCCTCGGTCCACCATTCGACGGGCTCGCTGCCGTGGGTGGTGACGACGGTATGCACGCCCGCTCCGACGAGTGCCGCTGCAGTGGTAGCCGTGTCGGAAGTGCCGGGGGCGCGAAAGTCCGCCGAGCACACCATGTCCGTGGCATGCGGGATCAGCTCGCTCATCACCGGCTTCCACCGACCGGCGTCTACGACCAGGGTGGTAACCCGCGCCGCCGCATGTTCCGCGGCGGCGCGGGCGATCAAGGGGTGATGCCCG
The nucleotide sequence above comes from Rhodococcoides fascians A25f. Encoded proteins:
- a CDS encoding nucleoside/nucleotide kinase family protein, with translation MSTDQDVQRATLGELVELAGRLAVAGERRILGLTGAPGAGKSTVAQQLVDALGPERAVLVPMDGFHLANEVLIDLGRLDRKGAHDTFDDGGYARLIAAIHDQRPGDPIVYAPRFRREIEESIGSAVPVPSTVPLVVTEGNYLLMESDAWPAARSMIDEVWFLAPHTRVRHERLVARHEAYGKSHEDAEFWALGSDERNAELIGSTAGRADRILRLT
- a CDS encoding PfkB family carbohydrate kinase — its product is MNAQASERDAPVGVFVGLATLDVIHRVSAAPAPNEKITSSAQFVAAGGPAANAAVTFAALGGTAVLVTALGDDPVAELVKADMAAFGVRVLDAALGTSRSVPVSAVTVIESTGERSVVSADAVHSEVSPPEDLETVVAGADVVLVDGHHPLIARAAAEHAAARVTTLVVDAGRWKPVMSELIPHATDMVCSADFRAPGTSDTATTAAALVGAGVHTVVTTHGSEPVEWWTEGSSGSVDVEPVTAVDTVGAGDAFHGAYAYYSTQSGSLAERIDRSARVAALRCSVVGPRAWLHELPLTHFTTDGLESDNGEH